The following proteins are co-located in the Paludibaculum fermentans genome:
- a CDS encoding aminotransferase class V-fold PLP-dependent enzyme — protein sequence MNRRHLLASSLFGLTALPAADSGLKPLPDAALRSSDPEQYWLRIRNEQFYLPEWRTFLNNGSLGVAPRPVIQAVEEFLERGAGLISDEYPRWGYETLDPERTEMAEFLGCKKDELAFVHNATEGLSTIAAGLDLKAGDEVVMTDLEHPSGKAGWAVRAQRHGVVVREVPIPLPPKSSAQLADVMISAIGPRTKVLFFSGILSPTGTIMPVRQICDAARAKGVLTVVDGAHMNGQIPVKLSELGCDFYAGSPHKWMFAPAGSGILYIREENLDRLWPTIVTGDWDNKSSKAARFMKVGTNNRGIVVGMMAGLRFLKQLGPENVYARIHDLAILNYKMAAARPYLEIYSSADPSLYGSLVTIGFRGAKLDDLFRKARERKIWIYGAERMRISTHIHTRPQDLEAYYALVDEVVGRKA from the coding sequence ATGAACAGGCGTCACCTCCTGGCCAGTTCCCTGTTTGGCCTCACTGCGCTCCCTGCCGCCGATTCCGGCCTGAAACCGCTGCCCGACGCCGCGTTGCGCTCCTCCGACCCGGAGCAATACTGGCTGCGCATCCGGAACGAACAGTTCTACCTGCCGGAGTGGCGCACCTTCCTCAATAACGGCAGCCTCGGCGTCGCACCACGGCCCGTTATCCAGGCAGTGGAAGAGTTCCTGGAGCGCGGCGCCGGCCTCATCAGCGACGAGTATCCGCGTTGGGGCTACGAAACCCTCGACCCCGAGCGCACCGAGATGGCCGAGTTCCTGGGCTGCAAGAAGGACGAACTCGCTTTCGTCCACAATGCGACGGAAGGCCTCAGCACGATCGCCGCCGGACTCGATCTCAAGGCTGGCGACGAAGTGGTGATGACCGACCTCGAGCACCCCAGCGGCAAGGCCGGTTGGGCCGTCCGCGCCCAACGCCACGGGGTCGTGGTCCGCGAAGTACCCATCCCCCTGCCGCCCAAAAGCTCCGCGCAGCTCGCGGATGTGATGATCTCGGCCATCGGACCGCGCACGAAGGTCCTGTTCTTCAGCGGGATCCTCAGCCCCACGGGCACCATCATGCCCGTGCGTCAGATCTGCGACGCCGCGCGCGCGAAAGGCGTACTTACCGTCGTCGACGGCGCCCACATGAATGGCCAGATCCCGGTGAAGCTCTCCGAACTCGGCTGCGACTTCTACGCCGGCAGTCCCCACAAGTGGATGTTCGCGCCCGCGGGCAGCGGCATCCTCTATATCCGCGAAGAGAACCTCGACCGCCTGTGGCCCACCATTGTCACCGGCGATTGGGACAACAAAAGCAGCAAGGCCGCGCGGTTCATGAAGGTCGGCACCAACAACAGGGGCATCGTTGTCGGCATGATGGCCGGGCTCCGCTTCCTCAAGCAACTGGGCCCGGAGAACGTGTACGCCCGCATCCACGACCTCGCCATTCTCAACTACAAGATGGCGGCGGCGCGCCCGTATCTCGAAATCTACAGCAGCGCCGATCCGTCGCTTTACGGATCCCTGGTGACCATCGGCTTCCGCGGGGCCAAGCTCGACGACCTCTTCCGCAAGGCTCGCGAACGCAAGATCTGGATCTATGGCGCCGAGCGCATGCGGATTTCGACGCACATCCACACCCGGCCGCAGGACCTGGAAGCCTACTACGCATTGGTCGACGAAGTGGTCGGCCGCAAAGCCTGA
- a CDS encoding M28 family peptidase — protein sequence MRYLLVLALTASLFAAQPLSPAEEALLAPITANVLKGHISFLASDALEGRDTPSKGLDVAAEYIASQFRRYGLEPAGDEGYFQTAAYVNVTQPAEGLEVTLTSGGKTWKSDKEHVMISSSGATQVQGATVVKVTITDENTPLPERSAVEGKAVILIAPQPRSRAMVRKRESILELGPAIVVTGGFTGFGRTRLREASETTGQRPPMITTSDPDFNTFVASIDAGATLDAAVPAPVLQPVKLKNIIATLPGSDPALKDTYILLTAHYDHIGISPRGEGDRLNNGANDDASGVATVLALAESFARSAARPKRTLVFMTYFGEEKGLFGSRYYGSHPVFPLAKTIANLNFEHMGRTDDTEGDRTGKITASGFDYTSLGEALKEAGKATGIEAWKHDTNSDEFFGRSDNQSLADSGVPAITVAVSWIFPDYHRPGDHWEKINYPNMEKEVRTCALVAERIANSSEPVKWNESNSKTAKYVEASKKLHATN from the coding sequence ATGCGATACCTGCTCGTCCTGGCCCTCACGGCCTCCTTATTCGCGGCCCAGCCGCTGAGCCCCGCCGAAGAAGCCCTGCTCGCCCCCATCACCGCGAACGTCCTCAAGGGACACATCTCTTTTCTTGCTTCCGACGCGCTGGAGGGCCGCGACACGCCGTCGAAGGGCCTTGATGTCGCCGCCGAATACATCGCCTCGCAGTTCCGCCGCTACGGGCTCGAGCCGGCCGGTGACGAGGGGTATTTCCAGACCGCAGCTTATGTGAACGTCACACAACCGGCGGAAGGGCTGGAAGTTACGCTCACGTCCGGCGGGAAGACCTGGAAGTCCGATAAGGAACACGTGATGATCTCCAGTTCCGGCGCGACCCAGGTGCAGGGCGCCACGGTGGTGAAAGTCACCATCACGGACGAGAATACGCCGCTGCCGGAGCGCTCCGCCGTCGAAGGCAAGGCGGTGATCCTCATCGCGCCGCAGCCCCGTTCTCGCGCCATGGTTCGCAAGCGCGAAAGTATCCTGGAACTGGGGCCCGCCATCGTCGTCACCGGCGGCTTCACCGGCTTTGGCCGGACACGCCTGCGCGAAGCATCCGAGACGACGGGGCAGCGCCCGCCCATGATCACTACCAGCGATCCCGACTTCAATACGTTCGTCGCCTCGATAGACGCCGGCGCTACCCTCGACGCCGCCGTCCCCGCCCCGGTTCTGCAGCCGGTCAAACTCAAGAACATCATCGCCACCCTGCCGGGCAGCGATCCGGCGCTGAAAGACACCTACATCCTGCTCACCGCCCACTACGACCACATCGGTATCAGCCCGCGCGGAGAAGGTGATCGTCTCAACAACGGAGCCAACGACGACGCCAGCGGGGTGGCCACGGTGCTCGCCCTGGCCGAATCGTTCGCCCGGTCAGCAGCGCGGCCGAAGCGCACGCTGGTCTTCATGACCTACTTCGGTGAGGAAAAGGGACTGTTCGGCTCCCGCTACTACGGCAGCCACCCCGTCTTCCCGCTGGCCAAGACCATCGCCAACCTGAACTTTGAACACATGGGCCGCACCGACGACACCGAGGGTGACCGCACCGGCAAAATCACGGCCTCCGGCTTCGACTACACCTCGTTGGGCGAAGCTCTCAAGGAAGCAGGCAAAGCCACGGGCATCGAAGCCTGGAAACACGACACCAACAGCGACGAGTTCTTCGGCCGCAGCGACAACCAGTCCCTGGCCGACTCGGGCGTCCCCGCCATCACCGTCGCCGTTTCGTGGATCTTCCCCGACTACCATCGCCCTGGCGATCATTGGGAAAAGATCAACTATCCAAACATGGAGAAAGAAGTGCGCACCTGCGCGCTAGTGGCCGAGCGCATCGCCAACTCCTCCGAACCGGTGAAGTGGAACGAGTCGAACTCGAAGACGGCCAAGTATGTGGAAGCTTCGAAGAAACTCCACGCCACAAATTGA
- a CDS encoding Gfo/Idh/MocA family protein, with the protein MSERRDFLKAAGAGLMILKPETAFGYQANSTVEVGLIGCGGRGNWIAPFFVEYTGARVVALADVVKANLESTQAKFKVENSRSYYGPDSGKQLAESKLDAIVIETPTYFHAEQAKWGVDAGKHVYMAKPMAVDVPGCKSVLASGDRARQKKLTFYVDFQTRVREVYKEAATRIFRGDIGKPAFAQVYYYASRPSKDKGTPGMEPGQRRMSNFYMDKVLGGDIIVEQNIHVIDVANWFLQGHPVKAYGSGGRTDWSGTAYDAGDAWDHFLVQFFYPNGVQADFSSHQLNGGYSDLCVRIVGIDGCADTHYGGMLRIAGKNNWMGAEKDDTFKGGAVENVKLFIAAVKAGQPIYNYEESIRSNLTAILGRTAAYKNREVTWDEMMKSEEKWTHDLKLRW; encoded by the coding sequence ATGAGTGAGAGACGAGATTTCCTGAAGGCGGCCGGCGCGGGCCTGATGATCCTCAAACCGGAGACAGCCTTCGGCTACCAGGCGAATTCCACCGTGGAAGTGGGCCTGATCGGCTGCGGCGGCCGCGGCAACTGGATCGCTCCGTTCTTTGTGGAGTACACAGGGGCTCGCGTGGTCGCGCTGGCCGACGTGGTGAAAGCGAACCTGGAGTCGACTCAGGCGAAGTTCAAGGTTGAGAATTCGCGGTCGTACTACGGGCCGGATTCCGGCAAGCAGTTGGCGGAGTCCAAGCTCGATGCGATTGTCATCGAGACGCCCACTTACTTCCACGCCGAGCAGGCGAAGTGGGGCGTCGACGCGGGCAAACACGTCTACATGGCGAAACCCATGGCTGTCGATGTGCCCGGCTGCAAGAGCGTGCTGGCCAGCGGCGACAGGGCCCGCCAGAAGAAGCTGACGTTCTATGTCGATTTCCAGACGCGCGTGCGAGAGGTGTACAAAGAAGCCGCCACTCGCATCTTCCGCGGCGACATTGGCAAGCCGGCCTTTGCGCAGGTCTACTACTATGCCAGCCGCCCGTCGAAGGACAAGGGCACGCCGGGCATGGAACCGGGCCAGCGCCGCATGTCCAATTTCTACATGGACAAGGTGCTGGGCGGCGACATCATCGTGGAGCAGAACATCCACGTGATCGACGTCGCCAACTGGTTCCTGCAAGGGCACCCCGTGAAGGCTTATGGCAGCGGCGGGCGGACCGACTGGTCGGGCACGGCGTATGACGCGGGCGACGCCTGGGATCATTTCCTCGTCCAGTTCTTCTATCCCAATGGCGTGCAGGCCGACTTCAGTTCGCATCAGTTGAATGGCGGCTACAGCGACCTCTGCGTGCGCATCGTCGGCATTGACGGCTGTGCGGATACGCACTACGGCGGCATGCTGCGCATCGCCGGCAAGAACAATTGGATGGGCGCGGAGAAGGACGACACATTCAAAGGCGGAGCCGTCGAGAACGTCAAGCTGTTCATTGCCGCCGTCAAAGCGGGCCAGCCGATCTACAACTACGAGGAATCGATCAGGAGCAACCTGACCGCCATTCTCGGCCGCACAGCCGCCTACAAGAACCGCGAAGTGACGTGGGATGAGATGATGAAATCCGAAGAGAAGTGGACGCACGATCTCAAACTTCGCTGGTAG
- a CDS encoding DUF5107 domain-containing protein — translation MSLIRCAAVILLLCSSALAQVTVTELKVNIPTYVAGPPDVNPFFYTGRTYQGAKGLVYPYPMYDSLTDVKQDKSYTEVCLENEYVKVCVLPELGGRIFEAVDKTNGYNFFYKQSVIKPALIGMLGAWISGGVEWNIPHHHRASSFMPVLYKTKENADGSKTVYVGELELRDRMRWAVGLTLRPGSSVLEAQVTALNTAPVQNSLLYFANVAVHTNDDYQVIFPPATQFATQHAKREFSRWPIADGVYAGVDFTKGVDVSMWKNHPSAISMFAWNEDDDWLAGYDYGKQAGTMHLADHYQVPGKKFFTWGTGPGGRLWDKILSDTDGPYLELMVGGWSDNQPDYSWLKPYETKTLKQYWYPFRNIGGAKNATREAAVNLEVKNGQVKAGFYTTQKFPQAKALVMAGEKELWSAVKDLDPANPLIQEFPLPAGVKETELRIVLRANGRDLVSYQPVERKKLPMPEPVHPPDTPEKTKSTEELYLAGLRLEQFHSPALEPDPYYLEAIKRDPSDIRNRTALGILCIKRGQFAEAEKHLRIAAGRVQQNYTRAKDADALYYLGVALESQGRLKEAEDWLQRAAWDSAWRSAAYFHVAQIKGRQDKLDEAIAYLDRSLVMNATNTPALWLKALILLHQGRGGESGEVRKTLRAIDPIDMRGFSDLSELFTVSQQQPSEGLELVVSCINGGLYREAEMLLDRMPSKSPMVHYYRGMLTERQGQKDTALVHYKKGSALPYDYVFPFQVEAMDALYAAINANPQDPRPRYYLGNLLFDRQPAEAVAQWKKTVELDPSMAIAWRNLSVAYAREANGVPQAISGLEKAISLNGSDSLYLFELDRLYEFSQSPVAKRLQMLESHRQTVEKRDDTTSRLVTLQVLAGKYDDAVAVMRQRHFHLWEGGARFNVQDTWTDALVLRGHQKMKAKNYAGALEDYQNAIKYPENIEVTRAYRGGRAPETLYNAGAALAALGKPAEAQKAWRESAAELMGNDENPRPTVDGGAALVYYQALSLQKLGETARAKVLFQSLVDAANRAMQRTPGNEFFAKFGEQRSPRLRSAQAHYVAGLGHLGLGDKVKAKAEFQKAVELNGYLLEARARLEGMTE, via the coding sequence ATGTCGCTGATTCGTTGTGCCGCAGTCATTCTCCTGTTGTGCTCGTCCGCCCTGGCACAGGTGACGGTCACTGAGCTCAAGGTGAACATCCCCACCTATGTGGCTGGACCGCCGGACGTGAACCCATTCTTCTATACGGGCCGTACGTATCAGGGCGCCAAGGGCCTCGTATATCCCTACCCGATGTACGACAGCCTGACGGATGTGAAACAGGACAAGAGCTACACCGAGGTCTGCCTGGAGAACGAGTATGTGAAGGTCTGCGTGCTGCCTGAGTTGGGCGGGCGCATCTTCGAGGCCGTGGACAAGACCAACGGCTACAACTTCTTCTACAAGCAGTCGGTGATCAAGCCGGCGCTCATCGGCATGTTGGGCGCTTGGATCAGCGGCGGCGTGGAATGGAACATCCCGCATCATCACCGGGCCTCGAGCTTCATGCCGGTGCTCTACAAGACCAAGGAGAACGCGGACGGCTCCAAGACCGTGTATGTCGGTGAGTTGGAATTGCGCGACCGCATGCGCTGGGCTGTCGGCCTGACGCTGCGGCCTGGCTCGAGCGTGCTGGAGGCTCAGGTCACCGCGCTGAATACGGCGCCGGTCCAGAACTCGCTGCTCTACTTCGCGAACGTCGCCGTACATACGAACGACGACTATCAGGTGATCTTCCCGCCCGCGACCCAGTTTGCCACGCAACATGCCAAGCGGGAGTTCTCGCGCTGGCCCATCGCCGATGGCGTCTACGCCGGAGTGGACTTCACCAAGGGCGTCGACGTCAGCATGTGGAAGAACCATCCCAGCGCCATCTCGATGTTCGCCTGGAATGAGGACGACGACTGGCTGGCCGGCTACGACTACGGCAAGCAGGCCGGCACCATGCATTTGGCCGATCACTACCAGGTGCCGGGCAAGAAGTTCTTCACCTGGGGCACCGGTCCGGGCGGCCGGTTGTGGGACAAGATCCTCAGCGACACGGATGGGCCGTATCTTGAACTGATGGTCGGCGGCTGGAGCGACAACCAGCCCGACTACAGCTGGCTGAAGCCGTACGAAACCAAGACGCTGAAGCAGTACTGGTATCCGTTCCGCAACATCGGTGGGGCGAAGAATGCGACGCGCGAAGCGGCTGTGAACCTGGAAGTGAAGAACGGGCAGGTGAAGGCCGGCTTCTACACGACACAGAAGTTCCCGCAGGCCAAGGCCTTGGTGATGGCGGGCGAGAAGGAGCTGTGGTCGGCGGTGAAGGACCTGGATCCGGCGAATCCGCTGATCCAGGAGTTCCCGCTGCCTGCCGGCGTGAAAGAGACCGAGCTGCGGATCGTGCTGCGCGCGAATGGGCGGGACTTGGTCTCCTATCAGCCCGTGGAGCGCAAGAAGCTGCCGATGCCCGAGCCGGTGCATCCGCCGGATACGCCGGAGAAGACGAAGTCGACCGAGGAACTGTATCTCGCAGGCCTGCGGCTGGAACAGTTCCACAGCCCGGCGCTCGAGCCGGATCCGTACTACCTGGAAGCCATCAAGCGCGATCCCAGCGACATCCGGAACCGCACCGCACTGGGCATTCTGTGCATCAAGCGCGGCCAGTTTGCCGAGGCTGAAAAGCACTTGCGCATCGCGGCGGGCCGCGTCCAGCAGAACTACACCCGGGCCAAGGATGCGGACGCCCTCTATTACCTCGGTGTCGCGCTGGAGTCCCAGGGCCGCCTCAAAGAAGCGGAGGACTGGCTGCAGCGCGCGGCGTGGGATTCCGCCTGGCGCTCGGCCGCTTACTTCCATGTGGCCCAGATCAAGGGCCGCCAGGACAAGCTGGATGAAGCCATAGCCTACCTGGATCGTTCGCTGGTGATGAACGCGACGAACACTCCGGCGCTCTGGCTGAAGGCGTTGATCCTGCTGCACCAGGGCCGGGGCGGGGAATCGGGCGAAGTGCGCAAGACCCTGCGGGCGATCGATCCCATCGACATGCGCGGCTTCTCCGACCTCAGCGAGCTCTTCACGGTGAGCCAGCAGCAGCCGTCTGAAGGGTTGGAGCTGGTGGTGTCGTGCATCAACGGCGGACTCTATCGCGAGGCAGAGATGCTGCTGGATCGCATGCCCTCGAAGTCGCCGATGGTGCATTACTACCGCGGTATGCTGACCGAGCGGCAAGGCCAGAAGGATACGGCGCTGGTCCACTACAAAAAGGGTTCGGCGCTGCCCTACGACTACGTGTTCCCGTTCCAGGTGGAAGCGATGGACGCCCTTTACGCGGCGATCAATGCGAACCCGCAGGACCCGAGGCCGCGCTACTATCTCGGCAACCTGCTGTTCGATCGTCAACCGGCCGAGGCGGTGGCGCAGTGGAAGAAGACTGTCGAACTGGATCCGTCGATGGCGATCGCCTGGCGGAATCTATCCGTGGCATATGCCCGGGAAGCCAACGGCGTGCCGCAGGCCATTAGTGGCCTGGAGAAGGCGATCTCGCTCAACGGCAGCGACTCCCTTTATCTGTTTGAGCTCGACCGCCTGTACGAGTTCTCGCAGAGCCCGGTCGCCAAGCGGCTGCAGATGCTGGAATCACACCGGCAGACGGTGGAGAAGCGCGACGACACAACCTCCCGCCTGGTGACCCTGCAGGTGCTGGCCGGCAAGTACGACGACGCCGTGGCGGTGATGCGTCAGCGGCACTTCCATCTTTGGGAAGGCGGAGCCCGCTTCAATGTGCAGGACACCTGGACCGATGCCCTGGTCCTACGCGGCCATCAGAAGATGAAGGCGAAGAACTACGCCGGTGCGCTGGAAGACTACCAGAACGCGATCAAGTATCCGGAGAACATCGAAGTGACGCGCGCCTATCGCGGTGGACGCGCCCCTGAGACGTTGTACAACGCCGGTGCGGCCCTGGCCGCGCTCGGCAAGCCAGCAGAGGCGCAGAAGGCCTGGCGTGAATCGGCCGCCGAACTGATGGGCAACGACGAGAATCCGCGTCCGACCGTGGATGGCGGCGCTGCCCTGGTCTACTACCAGGCCCTCTCGCTGCAGAAACTCGGCGAGACCGCCCGCGCCAAGGTGCTGTTCCAGTCCCTGGTGGATGCGGCCAACCGTGCCATGCAGCGCACCCCAGGCAATGAGTTCTTTGCCAAGTTCGGAGAGCAGCGGTCGCCGCGGTTGCGATCGGCGCAGGCGCACTACGTGGCCGGACTCGGACATCTGGGGCTCGGCGATAAGGTCAAGGCGAAGGCGGAGTTCCAGAAAGCAGTTGAGCTGAACGGCTACCTGCTGGAGGCTCGCGCCCGCCTGGAAGGCATGACAGAATAA
- a CDS encoding sulfatase family protein, giving the protein MTTSRRAFLAAPSMLALQGRKRPNILFLLTDDQRWDSLGCMGNRIVQTPNIDGLSRGGVTFGKQFVTTAICVTSRASIFTGQYARCHGVADFNKQFTAEQLNRIYPVALRHAGYRTGFIGKWGLDKAPAPREAFDYWAGFLGQGKYFPEGEPGPHLTTIMTGQAREFLQSCNQNEPFCLSVSFKAPHVQDEDPRQFLYDPADAALYTNQRMPVPKTMDSESITKLPLSVQRSEGRRRWGVRFSTPELFQQSVKGYYRLISGVDRSVGTILGELERLGLRENTIVVYTGDNGFYLGEHGLAGKWFMHEESIRVPLIVQGPGIAAGRRVDAMSLNVDLAPTILDLAGVKIPGEMQGRSLRPWLAGQSPAWRREWFYEHQFRAAGWIPPTDGIRTERWKYTRYPQESPVFEELYDLNVDPLEEHNLSADAAHRAMLESLRTRRKAWSDALDSGQLPAGM; this is encoded by the coding sequence GTGACGACATCCCGCAGAGCCTTCCTCGCCGCACCATCCATGCTTGCCCTGCAGGGCCGGAAGCGGCCGAACATCCTCTTTCTGCTGACCGACGACCAGCGTTGGGACTCGCTGGGCTGCATGGGCAATCGCATCGTGCAGACCCCGAATATCGATGGTCTGTCGAGGGGCGGCGTGACCTTCGGCAAGCAGTTTGTGACGACGGCGATCTGTGTCACGTCCCGCGCCAGCATCTTCACGGGGCAGTATGCGCGGTGTCACGGCGTGGCCGACTTCAATAAGCAGTTCACCGCCGAGCAGCTGAATCGCATCTATCCAGTGGCTTTGCGTCACGCGGGGTACAGGACCGGCTTCATCGGCAAATGGGGTTTGGACAAAGCGCCCGCGCCCAGGGAGGCGTTCGATTACTGGGCCGGTTTCCTGGGGCAGGGCAAGTACTTTCCAGAGGGCGAGCCCGGTCCGCACTTGACCACCATCATGACGGGCCAAGCCCGGGAGTTCCTGCAGTCCTGCAACCAGAACGAGCCGTTTTGCCTCTCCGTGAGCTTCAAGGCGCCTCATGTGCAGGATGAGGATCCGCGCCAGTTCCTCTACGATCCGGCGGATGCAGCGCTGTATACGAACCAGCGCATGCCGGTGCCGAAGACCATGGATTCGGAGTCGATCACGAAGCTGCCGCTGTCGGTGCAACGCTCGGAAGGGCGGCGCCGTTGGGGTGTGCGGTTCTCGACGCCGGAGCTGTTCCAGCAGTCGGTGAAGGGTTACTACCGCTTGATCAGCGGAGTGGATCGTTCCGTCGGTACGATCCTGGGCGAACTGGAGAGGCTGGGCCTGCGTGAGAACACGATTGTGGTCTACACGGGCGACAACGGTTTCTACCTGGGCGAGCACGGCTTGGCCGGTAAGTGGTTCATGCACGAAGAGTCGATTCGAGTGCCGCTGATTGTGCAGGGGCCCGGGATCGCCGCGGGCCGGCGCGTCGACGCAATGTCGCTCAATGTGGACCTGGCGCCCACCATTCTGGATCTGGCCGGAGTGAAGATACCGGGCGAAATGCAGGGCCGGTCGCTGCGGCCCTGGCTGGCGGGGCAGTCTCCGGCCTGGCGTCGGGAGTGGTTCTATGAGCATCAGTTCCGGGCCGCCGGCTGGATCCCGCCAACCGACGGCATACGGACGGAGCGCTGGAAGTATACGCGCTATCCGCAGGAGTCGCCGGTGTTCGAGGAGTTGTACGACCTGAACGTGGACCCGCTGGAGGAGCACAATCTGTCGGCGGACGCGGCCCATCGCGCGATGCTGGAGTCGCTGCGGACCAGGCGCAAGGCGTGGTCGGATGCATTGGACTCGGGGCAGTTGCCCGCCGGCATGTAA
- a CDS encoding S9 family peptidase, producing MAAVDVASNGAFAVYGVRSMFADAGKEGEVEYGYRTHLWRVDLNDPAAQPIQLTFGNRNDSSPQLSSDGKWLAFLRTDNAAGGDTKSKPKPQVFLLRMDAPGEPQPVTSLEQGAGSVVWRPDGQALLVSSAIPLSKLDGVPPYSLERPGREYEAYTKEQLEAARPDGDLAQIRAWLYKNGQKDNPTVISRMNFLGEQGLAPEMTISQLFVVDLAAQNKVTQITKGFLPHNNPQWSPDGRLIAYGSFAEAKQHPDRLRRGAVRLMDAAGNGDHAILDDEKHNWQLARFTPDGRQLLVTVSDPADLVYSQPKLALTNLEGQELKLLNEQWDATPQGITYNSDGSILFTSGWHGGFPLLRIRDGHLQMLIESPNGVQLFACGGGKIVYALTSAENPNELYLREPGGKARRLTDLHESWLAGKIVVKPVEKWLTRPDGRRVQYWVMNPEGAEQGKQYPWVLDMHGGPSAMWGPGEFSMWHEFQTFCAWGYGVVYANPRGSSGYGAAFLKANFRNWGAGPAGEVLAALDETVKTNQLVDKDRLFLTGGSYAGYLTAWIVGHDNRFKAAAAQRGVYELSTFYGEGNAYVLVQGAFGGFPWQPEARKILDSESPLTYVSKIQTPLLILHASTDYRTGPTQSQMLFRALEQQGKPVEYIRYPGEGHELTRSGNPGRRMDHMLRMVEFFERYSRNERGAPAATR from the coding sequence GTGGCAGCGGTGGATGTGGCGTCCAACGGGGCGTTCGCCGTGTATGGTGTTCGCTCGATGTTTGCCGATGCAGGCAAGGAAGGTGAGGTCGAGTACGGATACCGGACTCACCTCTGGCGGGTCGACCTCAACGACCCGGCCGCGCAACCGATCCAACTGACGTTCGGGAACCGGAATGATTCTTCGCCGCAGTTGAGTTCCGATGGGAAGTGGCTGGCATTCCTGCGGACTGACAATGCGGCGGGCGGAGACACGAAGAGCAAGCCGAAGCCGCAAGTCTTTCTATTGAGGATGGATGCGCCCGGCGAGCCGCAGCCAGTGACCAGCCTGGAGCAGGGTGCCGGAAGTGTAGTTTGGCGTCCGGACGGACAGGCCCTGCTGGTAAGCAGCGCGATTCCGCTCTCGAAGCTCGATGGCGTCCCCCCCTACTCCCTGGAACGGCCGGGGCGTGAGTACGAAGCGTATACAAAGGAGCAACTGGAGGCGGCGCGTCCGGATGGCGATCTGGCGCAGATCCGGGCCTGGCTCTACAAGAACGGGCAGAAGGACAATCCGACTGTCATCAGCCGGATGAATTTCCTGGGCGAACAGGGCTTGGCGCCCGAGATGACCATTTCGCAACTGTTTGTGGTCGATCTGGCGGCGCAGAACAAAGTTACGCAGATCACAAAGGGATTCCTGCCGCACAACAATCCGCAGTGGTCTCCAGACGGGCGGCTGATTGCGTACGGCTCGTTTGCGGAAGCCAAGCAGCATCCGGACCGCCTGCGTCGGGGCGCAGTACGGCTTATGGACGCGGCGGGTAACGGCGACCACGCGATTCTGGACGACGAGAAACACAACTGGCAACTGGCCCGGTTTACGCCGGATGGACGGCAGTTGCTGGTGACGGTTTCCGATCCCGCCGACCTTGTTTACTCGCAGCCGAAGCTGGCGCTGACGAACCTGGAAGGCCAGGAGCTGAAGCTGTTGAATGAGCAGTGGGACGCCACGCCACAGGGCATCACCTACAACTCGGATGGCTCCATTCTGTTTACCAGTGGATGGCACGGCGGTTTTCCGCTCCTGCGGATTCGGGACGGGCATCTGCAGATGCTCATCGAGTCCCCCAACGGGGTGCAGCTCTTCGCATGCGGCGGGGGCAAGATCGTCTACGCCCTGACGAGCGCGGAGAACCCGAACGAGCTCTATCTCAGGGAGCCGGGCGGCAAGGCCAGGCGGCTGACGGACTTACATGAGAGTTGGCTGGCCGGCAAGATTGTTGTGAAGCCGGTGGAGAAGTGGCTGACCCGGCCGGATGGGCGCAGGGTGCAGTATTGGGTCATGAATCCGGAGGGCGCGGAGCAGGGTAAACAGTATCCGTGGGTCCTCGACATGCACGGCGGGCCGTCGGCGATGTGGGGGCCGGGTGAGTTCTCGATGTGGCACGAGTTCCAGACGTTTTGCGCATGGGGCTACGGCGTGGTGTATGCGAATCCGCGAGGTTCCAGTGGGTATGGGGCGGCGTTCCTCAAAGCCAACTTCAGGAACTGGGGCGCGGGTCCGGCGGGCGAGGTACTGGCTGCTCTCGATGAGACGGTAAAGACAAATCAGTTGGTGGACAAGGATCGCCTGTTTCTGACGGGTGGTTCGTATGCGGGGTATTTGACCGCCTGGATCGTGGGCCATGACAACCGGTTCAAGGCCGCGGCCGCGCAACGTGGGGTCTATGAGCTGTCGACGTTTTATGGGGAGGGGAATGCCTACGTGCTGGTGCAGGGCGCCTTCGGCGGCTTCCCTTGGCAGCCGGAGGCCAGGAAGATTCTGGACTCGGAGTCGCCGCTGACGTATGTGAGCAAGATCCAGACTCCGTTGTTGATCCTGCATGCCAGCACGGATTACCGCACAGGTCCGACGCAGAGCCAGATGCTGTTCCGGGCGCTGGAGCAGCAGGGCAAGCCGGTGGAGTACATCCGCTATCCGGGAGAAGGCCACGAACTGACACGGTCAGGCAATCCGGGCCGTCGCATGGACCACATGCTCAGAATGGTGGAGTTCTTCGAGCGCTATTCCAGGAACGAGCGCGGCGCACCAGCGGCCACCCGGTAG